In the genome of Paenibacillus sp. FSL R5-0766, one region contains:
- a CDS encoding cytochrome ubiquinol oxidase subunit I yields the protein MSSLDPVLLSRILTGLTLFVHIIFASIGVGVPLMIALAEWRGLRTNDMHYTLLARRWARGFVITVAVGVVTGTSIGLQLSLLWPMFMRVAGQAIALPLFMETFAFFIEAIFLGIYLYTWDRFKKKYTHMLLLIPVALGSSASAIFITTVNSFMNQPQGFTLINGIMKDIHPIAAMLNPATPTKVSHVLASSYTLSAGVLAGIAAFSLLRGRDHVYYKKALKLTTVSALVFAISTVMIGDSSGKFLAKYQPEKLAAAEWHFKTMKEAPLVYGGILDENNEVKYAIEIPYALSILAGNRPDTEVKGLEEYPADLRPPLSIHYMFDLKVTTGVIILMIPVLYVLRRWLPGRKPYPKWLLLGIVLLGPLAMIAIELGWMFAEVGRQPWILRGYMKVSEAATTSTSVGWMLVLFILLYLILCFSCIRVLSKLFRNKEAEKELETLGLEGGIVH from the coding sequence ATGTCATCCCTGGACCCTGTTTTGCTCAGCCGGATACTAACCGGCCTTACCCTGTTTGTGCACATTATTTTTGCCTCTATTGGTGTAGGTGTTCCACTTATGATTGCCTTGGCCGAGTGGCGAGGACTCCGAACCAATGATATGCATTACACCTTGCTGGCACGCCGATGGGCACGAGGTTTTGTCATCACTGTTGCCGTTGGCGTCGTTACAGGCACCTCGATCGGATTACAGCTTAGTCTGCTGTGGCCGATGTTTATGCGGGTAGCGGGTCAGGCAATTGCCCTGCCACTGTTCATGGAGACGTTTGCCTTTTTTATAGAGGCGATCTTTCTAGGGATTTACCTCTATACGTGGGATCGTTTCAAAAAGAAATATACGCATATGCTGCTGTTGATTCCGGTAGCTCTCGGCTCATCTGCATCTGCGATTTTCATTACAACGGTGAACTCCTTCATGAACCAGCCTCAGGGATTCACCCTGATTAATGGCATCATGAAGGACATTCATCCAATTGCTGCCATGTTGAATCCGGCAACGCCAACCAAAGTGTCCCATGTACTCGCTTCCTCGTACACCTTGAGTGCCGGTGTCCTGGCGGGCATAGCCGCCTTCAGTTTGCTTCGGGGACGAGATCATGTGTATTACAAAAAAGCACTGAAACTCACGACGGTATCTGCGCTCGTATTTGCCATCAGCACTGTCATGATCGGCGATTCCTCGGGTAAATTCCTGGCGAAGTATCAACCTGAGAAGCTGGCTGCTGCAGAATGGCATTTTAAGACGATGAAAGAGGCACCACTCGTCTATGGGGGGATTCTGGATGAGAACAATGAGGTGAAATACGCCATTGAGATTCCTTATGCTCTTAGTATTTTGGCAGGTAATCGTCCCGATACAGAAGTGAAAGGTCTTGAAGAGTATCCTGCGGATCTGAGGCCACCATTGTCTATTCACTATATGTTCGACCTGAAGGTCACAACCGGAGTGATCATCCTGATGATTCCTGTGTTATATGTACTGCGGCGGTGGTTACCAGGGCGCAAGCCCTATCCCAAATGGCTGCTGCTTGGCATTGTCCTGCTGGGGCCTCTGGCCATGATTGCCATCGAGCTGGGGTGGATGTTTGCTGAAGTTGGCAGGCAGCCTTGGATTTTGCGCGGGTATATGAAGGTGTCGGAAGCAGCCACGACGTCAACTTCGGTAGGATGGATGTTAGTGTTGTTCATCTTGCTGTATCTGATCCTGTGTTTCTCGTGCATTCGCGTACTCAGCAAGCTGTTCCGCAACAAGGAAGCAGAGAAGGAACTGGAGACGCTGGGGCTTGAAGGAGGGATCGTGCATTGA
- a CDS encoding response regulator transcription factor, translated as MTIKVLLIEDEKNLADMIAFFLEEEGYITERVHHAREALQLFPQFQPDIVVTDLMLPEMDGNDLVEAFRQHSTVPILMISASTMLNDRLRALHNGADDFLCKPFSLKELDARIKALLRRSIISYKDKPVKEDKQAEVTGHVNVNEYRRTLFVDGVEIEVTHIEFEIMKELYRNPGKVFTRNELMDRIKGSERAYLDRTIDVHISSLRKKIEPDPKNPRYIKTVWGTGYKYVI; from the coding sequence ATGACTATCAAAGTACTTCTTATAGAAGATGAGAAAAATCTGGCCGACATGATTGCTTTCTTTCTTGAGGAGGAGGGATACATCACTGAACGGGTTCATCATGCCCGCGAGGCACTTCAACTGTTTCCACAATTCCAGCCGGATATTGTTGTAACGGATCTCATGCTTCCTGAAATGGATGGAAATGATCTCGTAGAAGCCTTTCGCCAGCACTCCACTGTGCCCATTCTGATGATCTCGGCAAGCACCATGCTGAATGATCGACTTCGCGCATTGCATAATGGTGCGGATGACTTTCTGTGCAAACCATTTAGTTTGAAAGAGTTGGATGCCCGGATTAAAGCACTGCTGCGAAGATCAATCATTTCCTATAAGGATAAACCGGTAAAAGAAGACAAGCAGGCAGAGGTTACTGGACATGTGAATGTGAATGAGTACAGAAGAACTCTGTTTGTGGATGGCGTTGAAATCGAGGTCACTCATATTGAGTTTGAGATTATGAAGGAATTGTACCGCAATCCCGGTAAAGTGTTCACCCGAAATGAACTGATGGATCGGATCAAAGGCTCTGAACGCGCCTATCTGGATCGTACCATTGATGTTCATATCTCAAGTCTGCGTAAAAAAATTGAGCCTGACCCCAAGAACCCACGTTATATTAAAACGGTTTGGGGAACAGGCTATAAATATGTGATCTAA
- a CDS encoding ATP-binding protein codes for MDLIKAKQLLEWVVLKLRIPWFGTSILIILGSLSTIFPLTLFYGVQFMIGSAAALVALRLHGAIYGFVTLTVIHLLNTVFVGFVPHNLTVMLAHFLELIWMLVWQIRWKNGSLIKANAVFWVVMLLPVIYAGHFMLGLNIDDLKYEYMYIAVIGMVNALIAGIVVDFWITTGEHKSKLMGTIPLTRIAFKYVVAFVVFVSLVLLSADSRRQLGQMNDAILRDMKYAATAVVQDIDEEYVTSENMDQNMARYHHLLGVNVILLDRNDTVVASGLNTLQAGDYLDMDRFRLLKSRENLFLLSSANIHYSDVLNHWKQASFIYEAEMTAVTPYRVFIETSSTKYYPRIESIYLTTLQSLFIIIVASMIVAAPLSSKVVSPLLRLTRMTGSLPRLLFRNGKMEWPTSHVTEVQILIGNLRKMADVLLEQFEQIRHDKLTLEDRVIERTKELKNSEEVKRAIIESSIDAIIAVDSNGLIVEFNPEAERMFGLRREEVILHKEAPSLFQGASCKEIKNLLERYEYVEGKRYTIVEEISGIRRDGSVFPIEYKIVEIQLGKNETLYNLFIKDITERTRAEEDRVRHALALEKLNSELFNEKIAIQEQRDISEQFIESVREGLVMSDRSGTITIVNRRIEEMFGLGDFMGRSIEDLAQAIDTMVLTDNFNLMEQTRAFLNGETAFIETEFIFNNVDKSVFSLYMKQMDVPGKNHGFLLVFRDRTGEERLDRMKNELISVVSHELRTPVATIMGYVELMMMYDLPAAQQREFMQTISSEGKRLSSLLDDVLDIQRLDNEGMTYHMTYVPLVELVEGVAEQWNMKSAQRIYVHTFNGDFFAYADQNRMVQVLHNLVGNAVKYSPGADRIDVTLWEEEEWLCLDVRDYGIGIAEQEKDMLFNKFYRVDNSDHRQIGGTGIGLYISRKIVEDHMGTLTFISAPDKGSTFKVRLPKQDVLV; via the coding sequence ATGGATCTTATAAAGGCAAAACAGCTGCTGGAGTGGGTCGTACTGAAGCTAAGGATACCATGGTTTGGAACCAGCATACTGATCATTCTTGGCTCACTAAGTACTATTTTTCCACTTACCTTATTTTATGGTGTGCAGTTTATGATTGGTAGCGCGGCAGCACTCGTTGCTCTTCGTTTGCATGGGGCCATCTATGGTTTTGTCACCCTTACAGTCATCCATCTGCTGAATACCGTTTTTGTCGGCTTTGTGCCGCACAATTTAACTGTAATGCTTGCCCACTTTTTGGAATTAATCTGGATGCTCGTTTGGCAGATCCGCTGGAAGAATGGCAGCTTAATCAAGGCTAATGCTGTCTTTTGGGTAGTCATGTTACTTCCTGTTATCTATGCCGGGCATTTTATGTTGGGTTTAAATATAGACGATTTGAAGTATGAGTATATGTATATTGCTGTGATTGGTATGGTGAATGCGTTGATCGCGGGTATTGTGGTGGACTTCTGGATTACTACGGGTGAACACAAATCCAAGCTGATGGGAACCATTCCACTAACAAGAATTGCGTTTAAATACGTAGTCGCCTTTGTCGTATTTGTTTCTCTCGTACTGTTATCCGCAGATAGCCGCAGACAATTGGGTCAAATGAATGATGCCATATTACGTGATATGAAATATGCAGCGACTGCGGTTGTTCAGGACATTGATGAAGAGTATGTAACCTCCGAGAATATGGATCAAAATATGGCGCGTTATCATCATCTACTGGGTGTGAATGTGATTCTGCTGGATCGGAATGATACAGTCGTCGCTTCTGGATTGAATACACTTCAAGCAGGCGATTACCTGGACATGGACAGATTCCGTCTTCTGAAATCAAGGGAGAACCTTTTTCTGTTAAGTTCCGCAAATATCCATTACAGTGATGTATTGAATCACTGGAAACAGGCATCTTTCATCTATGAAGCGGAGATGACAGCTGTAACACCTTATCGGGTATTCATTGAGACCAGCTCAACCAAGTATTATCCTCGAATAGAATCGATCTATCTTACCACGCTGCAATCCCTGTTCATCATCATTGTGGCTTCCATGATCGTAGCGGCTCCTCTCAGCAGTAAGGTTGTTAGTCCACTGTTAAGACTAACCAGGATGACAGGTTCTCTTCCGAGGTTGCTGTTTCGAAATGGGAAGATGGAGTGGCCAACGAGCCATGTAACTGAAGTGCAGATTCTTATTGGTAATTTGCGTAAAATGGCTGATGTACTGCTGGAACAATTTGAACAGATTCGTCACGATAAGTTAACGCTGGAGGACAGGGTCATAGAGCGGACCAAGGAACTCAAGAATAGTGAAGAAGTCAAACGTGCCATTATTGAATCGTCGATAGATGCGATTATCGCTGTGGACTCCAATGGGCTGATCGTTGAGTTTAATCCGGAGGCCGAAAGAATGTTTGGATTGCGTCGGGAAGAAGTGATCCTGCACAAGGAAGCACCATCTCTTTTTCAAGGGGCCAGCTGCAAGGAGATCAAGAATTTGCTGGAGCGATATGAATATGTTGAAGGTAAAAGATACACTATCGTTGAAGAAATTTCAGGTATCCGAAGGGATGGTTCCGTTTTTCCCATCGAGTACAAAATTGTTGAGATCCAGTTGGGCAAAAATGAGACATTATATAACCTATTCATTAAGGATATTACCGAGCGGACCAGAGCAGAAGAAGATCGTGTACGTCATGCCCTTGCGCTGGAGAAGCTGAACTCGGAGTTGTTCAATGAGAAGATTGCCATCCAGGAACAGCGAGATATCAGTGAGCAATTCATTGAATCCGTACGGGAAGGGCTCGTGATGTCTGATCGATCAGGGACCATAACCATCGTCAACCGAAGGATAGAAGAGATGTTTGGTTTAGGTGATTTTATGGGCAGATCCATTGAGGATTTGGCGCAGGCGATTGATACGATGGTATTAACGGACAACTTCAATCTGATGGAACAGACGAGAGCATTCCTGAATGGAGAAACGGCGTTTATCGAGACCGAATTTATATTCAATAATGTGGATAAAAGTGTATTTTCCTTGTACATGAAGCAGATGGATGTCCCGGGTAAAAATCATGGGTTTCTGTTGGTGTTCCGTGACCGGACAGGAGAAGAACGGCTGGATCGGATGAAAAATGAGCTGATCAGTGTGGTATCTCATGAACTTCGAACGCCTGTAGCCACCATTATGGGATATGTGGAATTAATGATGATGTATGACCTTCCGGCAGCTCAACAGCGGGAATTCATGCAGACCATCTCTTCGGAGGGCAAGCGGCTGAGCAGTTTGCTCGATGATGTACTCGATATTCAGCGCCTCGACAACGAAGGTATGACTTACCACATGACGTATGTACCGCTGGTGGAGTTGGTAGAAGGGGTTGCCGAACAGTGGAATATGAAGTCTGCCCAACGGATCTACGTGCATACGTTTAATGGAGACTTCTTTGCTTATGCTGACCAGAACAGGATGGTTCAGGTTCTGCATAATCTGGTGGGCAATGCAGTTAAGTATTCTCCGGGAGCCGATCGTATTGATGTTACGTTATGGGAAGAAGAGGAATGGTTATGTCTTGATGTGCGTGACTACGGAATAGGTATTGCGGAGCAAGAGAAGGACATGCTGTTCAACAAATTCTATCGGGTTGATAATTCGGATCATCGGCAGATTGGTGGAACAGGAATCGGGTTGTACATTTCCCGTAAAATTGTAGAGGATCACATGGGTACGCTGACTTTTATATCTGCACCGGACAAAGGAAGTACGTTCAAGGTTCGACTGCCCAAGCAGGACGTATTGGTGTAA